The Xenorhabdus doucetiae genome has a window encoding:
- a CDS encoding phage terminase small subunit P27 family yields the protein MARAPKPPVYLNTIAAEQWKSKAKLLNERDDLSPADWNNLELYCVNYAIYRKAIEDIERRGFAVEGSRGAATSNPSLKAKADAEKIMIKMSSLLGFDPVSRRRNPVETEAEDELDRL from the coding sequence ATGGCAAGGGCACCTAAACCCCCCGTTTACTTAAACACTATTGCCGCCGAGCAATGGAAATCGAAAGCGAAACTGTTAAATGAGCGTGACGACCTCAGCCCGGCAGACTGGAACAACTTAGAGCTGTATTGCGTCAATTATGCGATCTACCGTAAAGCCATTGAAGACATTGAACGGCGCGGGTTTGCGGTGGAAGGTTCACGCGGCGCGGCGACCAGTAACCCGTCATTAAAAGCCAAGGCGGATGCAGAAAAAATCATGATTAAAATGTCCTCCCTGCTGGGCTTTGACCCGGTGTCACGGCGCAGAAACCCGGTGGAAACGGAGGCTGAGGACGAGTTAGATCGCTTATGA
- a CDS encoding terminase large subunit yields MNAWEQYALDIQNGTIPACQRLKQAVKRYYNDLNNPFYVFDSEVVERFIGFSRLCPHVKGHLRGQPIVLEPWQQFAFANLFGFKVKATGSRKYRSAYIQVPRKNAKSTVAAILANWFLVMEPGQQDIYTAAVSRDQARIVFDDARQMSLLSKPLKKRVSIQQHKVTYTKSNSLLKPLAAKASTIEGTNPSLAIVDEYHLHPDNAVYSALELGMGARPEGLLFAITTAGSNVISACKQHYDYCCQILDGEEQNESLFALIYELDDEHEIDNEALWIKANPNLNVSVDSEALHDTIQKARGIPSQWTEMLTKRFNIWCQGETPWMGEGAWQACQTDYDENDLKGLECYAGLDLSSTGDITSICYTFPVENELLLLTRHYLPEAQLQNPANKNRAIYRQWAQAGWIRTTQGDCIDYDRIRDDILKDSQQFDIKLVGFDTWNATHLRTQLQGAGLDVEPFPQTYLRFSPVAKSAEVFVNRKVIRHNSDPVLAWAMSNVVMETDANANIKPNKKKSANKIDPAIAFLMSFGTWQSEHEDFAFSLSDEQKQRLKAFNGI; encoded by the coding sequence ATGAACGCATGGGAACAGTACGCCCTTGATATCCAAAATGGCACCATTCCGGCCTGTCAGCGTCTGAAACAGGCGGTGAAACGCTACTATAACGACCTGAATAACCCGTTTTATGTGTTTGATAGCGAGGTTGTGGAGCGTTTTATTGGTTTCTCCCGTCTCTGTCCACACGTTAAAGGCCACTTGCGCGGTCAGCCCATTGTGCTTGAACCATGGCAGCAATTCGCCTTTGCTAACCTGTTCGGCTTCAAGGTAAAGGCGACGGGGAGCAGGAAATACCGCAGTGCTTATATTCAGGTGCCGCGCAAAAATGCGAAATCCACCGTGGCCGCGATACTGGCGAACTGGTTTCTGGTGATGGAACCGGGACAGCAGGATATTTACACCGCCGCCGTCAGCCGGGATCAGGCGCGTATCGTGTTTGATGATGCCCGCCAGATGAGCCTGTTATCTAAGCCCCTGAAAAAGCGGGTATCTATCCAGCAACATAAAGTGACTTACACGAAGAGCAACAGCCTGTTAAAACCACTGGCCGCCAAAGCCTCGACGATTGAGGGCACCAATCCCAGTCTGGCGATTGTCGATGAATATCATCTACACCCCGATAACGCGGTGTACTCCGCCCTTGAGTTAGGCATGGGTGCCCGTCCCGAAGGACTCCTGTTTGCCATTACTACGGCGGGCAGTAATGTTATTTCGGCCTGTAAGCAGCACTATGATTATTGCTGTCAGATACTGGACGGCGAAGAACAAAATGAATCGCTGTTTGCCCTGATCTACGAGCTGGACGACGAGCACGAGATTGATAATGAAGCACTTTGGATTAAGGCCAATCCCAATCTGAATGTCTCAGTAGACAGTGAGGCATTGCATGACACCATCCAGAAAGCCCGTGGTATACCGTCACAATGGACAGAGATGCTAACCAAACGCTTTAATATCTGGTGTCAGGGTGAAACCCCGTGGATGGGCGAAGGGGCTTGGCAAGCCTGCCAGACTGATTATGATGAAAACGACCTCAAGGGGCTGGAGTGTTACGCCGGATTAGACTTGTCGTCAACGGGGGATATTACCAGCATTTGCTACACCTTCCCCGTGGAGAATGAACTGTTACTCCTGACCCGCCATTACCTGCCCGAAGCGCAGTTACAGAATCCGGCCAATAAGAACCGGGCTATTTATCGGCAATGGGCGCAAGCGGGCTGGATACGCACCACACAAGGCGACTGCATTGATTATGACCGTATCCGCGATGATATCCTCAAAGACAGCCAACAGTTTGATATCAAGCTGGTCGGCTTTGATACATGGAACGCCACGCACCTAAGAACTCAGCTACAAGGTGCCGGGCTGGATGTTGAGCCGTTCCCGCAAACCTATCTACGCTTTAGCCCGGTGGCTAAATCGGCTGAGGTATTCGTTAACCGCAAGGTGATTCGTCATAACAGCGATCCGGTTCTCGCATGGGCAATGTCCAATGTGGTGATGGAAACCGACGCGAACGCTAATATCAAGCCGAACAAGAAGAAATCCGCAAACAAGATTGATCCGGCGATTGCGTTCCTGATGAGTTTTGGCACTTGGCAGAGTGAACACGAGGACTTTGCTTTCAGTCTGTCGGATGAACAGAAGCAGCGCCTTAAGGCGTTTAATGGGATATAA
- the helD gene encoding DNA helicase IV, which translates to MELKSTQIGQRFAQHPYNRVRLLNAGIEVSGDKHRYLIPFNQLIAIQCKRGIVWGELEFELPEGKVVRLHGTEWQQTQHFYHDLLKEWQKWSREMSDVSAGVLAAQVNKIDKIKQQNRWLKSEDLASVRQQIEETFQALPLPLQRIAQFEHCRGNYQICLDWLEKGGKIIHTLNQQWEDRMLVQHGQFFQTFFQPIGTKTSPLNRSQCQAVMNGEQHILILAGAGSGKTAVLVARAGWLLLRQQALPEQILLLAFDRQAADKMNKRIQAHLATKEIKANTFQTLALHIIQRGSNKSPKISELETDIQKRRDFLIQEWQKQCKEKKARAKGWREWLSEELDWPLPEGEYWHDESLTTRLSVHLERWLALIRMQGGSQKEMIEQAPAAYSDILQKHLRLMAPLLKAWKSALKSEGVIDFAGLVHQAVNILQKDRFISPWKHILVDEFQDISPLRMKLLTALKAQNKRTHLFAVGDDYQAIYRFSGAELTLTTVFSTYFGNGVKCILDTTYRFNDRIGEIANQFIQQNPYQLKKPLNSQTKGNKKSVVILPQEQLETLLNKMSGYVTKQETILLLARYHYLKPELLKKAPTRWPNLKIEFMTIHAAKGQQADYVIILGLQQGEDGFPAPERGSVMEQVLLPPPEDYPDAQERRLLYVALTRAKKQVWLMQEPKNPSIFIHQLAQLGVPIQRKP; encoded by the coding sequence ATGGAACTAAAATCAACACAAATTGGCCAACGTTTTGCTCAACACCCTTATAATCGGGTGCGTTTGCTTAATGCGGGTATTGAAGTCAGCGGTGACAAACACCGGTACCTTATTCCCTTTAATCAATTAATTGCTATTCAGTGTAAGCGAGGGATTGTTTGGGGGGAACTGGAATTTGAATTACCAGAAGGCAAAGTGGTTCGTCTGCACGGCACGGAATGGCAGCAAACACAACATTTTTACCATGACTTATTAAAGGAATGGCAAAAATGGAGCCGCGAGATGAGTGATGTCAGCGCGGGTGTTTTGGCGGCTCAAGTCAATAAAATAGATAAAATCAAACAACAAAACCGTTGGTTGAAAAGCGAAGATTTAGCTTCTGTGCGGCAACAAATCGAGGAAACCTTTCAGGCTTTGCCTTTGCCATTACAACGAATTGCGCAATTTGAACATTGTCGTGGCAATTATCAGATTTGTCTGGATTGGTTAGAGAAGGGGGGGAAAATAATTCACACCCTGAATCAGCAATGGGAAGATCGCATGCTGGTGCAACATGGACAATTTTTCCAGACATTTTTCCAACCAATAGGAACAAAAACGTCGCCACTGAATCGTTCCCAGTGTCAGGCCGTGATGAATGGTGAACAACATATTTTGATCTTGGCGGGGGCGGGCAGTGGCAAAACCGCTGTGTTGGTGGCGCGCGCGGGATGGTTATTGTTACGCCAACAAGCCCTGCCTGAACAAATTTTATTGCTGGCTTTTGATCGTCAGGCCGCCGATAAAATGAATAAACGTATTCAGGCTCATTTGGCAACAAAAGAAATAAAAGCCAACACATTTCAGACCTTGGCATTGCATATTATTCAGCGAGGCAGCAATAAGTCACCGAAAATTAGCGAGCTGGAAACTGATATCCAAAAACGCCGTGATTTTCTTATTCAGGAATGGCAAAAACAGTGCAAAGAAAAAAAAGCCCGGGCTAAAGGCTGGCGAGAATGGTTGAGCGAAGAATTAGATTGGCCATTACCCGAAGGTGAATATTGGCATGATGAGTCATTGACGACGCGCTTATCGGTCCATCTGGAACGTTGGCTGGCGCTAATACGTATGCAAGGCGGCAGTCAAAAAGAGATGATTGAACAGGCGCCTGCTGCTTATAGCGATATATTGCAGAAACATCTGCGGCTTATGGCACCGTTGCTGAAAGCCTGGAAATCCGCATTGAAATCGGAAGGGGTAATCGATTTTGCTGGTTTAGTCCATCAAGCGGTGAATATCTTACAGAAAGATCGGTTTATCAGCCCATGGAAACATATTCTGGTGGATGAATTTCAGGATATTTCCCCCTTGAGAATGAAATTATTAACCGCATTGAAAGCACAAAATAAGCGAACCCATCTCTTTGCGGTGGGAGATGATTATCAGGCAATCTATCGTTTTAGTGGGGCTGAATTAACGTTAACGACGGTATTTTCAACTTATTTTGGCAACGGAGTGAAATGTATATTGGATACAACTTATCGTTTCAATGACCGTATTGGAGAAATAGCTAACCAATTTATCCAACAAAATCCTTATCAATTAAAGAAACCACTCAATAGCCAGACCAAAGGGAATAAAAAATCGGTTGTGATTTTACCGCAAGAGCAGTTGGAAACATTGCTGAATAAAATGAGTGGTTATGTTACCAAGCAGGAAACTATCTTATTATTGGCGCGTTATCACTATCTCAAACCCGAATTATTGAAAAAAGCGCCGACTCGCTGGCCAAATTTGAAAATTGAATTTATGACCATTCACGCCGCTAAAGGGCAGCAAGCGGATTATGTCATTATTTTGGGATTGCAGCAGGGCGAAGATGGTTTTCCGGCACCAGAAAGAGGCTCCGTGATGGAACAGGTTTTATTGCCGCCACCTGAGGATTACCCTGATGCACAAGAACGTCGTCTTTTATACGTCGCATTGACGCGGGCAAAAAAGCAGGTTTGGTTAATGCAGGAGCCGAAAAATCCATCAATTTTTATTCATCAATTGGCGCAATTGGGCGTTCCGATTCAACGCAAACCGTAA
- a CDS encoding Ig-like domain-containing protein, translated as MNTYINNRFIRLLPYIGFLFLLLISMHVSAAINLGEIEVTSASQDLYGDGKQAYAYRVKVTDAASGKAIPHLSFDEDKVIWSVVDASDNNYAYDKLQGEGKLFFGDQSLTTDKDGYLTAKLASFVGVNNVKVKLEVVTKDDKQENMADTAVNFIPQDQPAGLYVYSFYGEEVNGKWDIPYDAGISGVDAFFTESQQEPNNRIDSILGEIRLKKEEPLFTYGTETASSEVLSGSNAIYQYGVEGKKFKIDLIAWGEPSKIRTTVTNIHTGAMAAYTYTMNMQRSFIAIPNSTDTGANRVCEKQAIDTVNNLKYKSVMLTDLWTEPGTPPSQIRPLLREYPNLRDWPQLNGTGLSPEQVVKVIDNRNGGTSYVGFSLKDLSTKSTTDSDTLLCTQEEI; from the coding sequence ATGAACACATATATTAATAATAGATTCATTCGATTGTTGCCTTACATCGGTTTTTTGTTTTTGCTATTGATATCAATGCACGTCTCTGCTGCCATTAATCTTGGAGAGATTGAAGTCACATCGGCTAGTCAAGATCTTTATGGCGATGGAAAACAGGCTTATGCCTATAGGGTAAAAGTGACCGATGCTGCCAGTGGTAAAGCTATACCCCATCTGTCCTTTGATGAAGATAAGGTGATTTGGAGCGTGGTTGATGCCAGTGACAACAATTATGCTTACGACAAGTTGCAAGGGGAAGGTAAACTGTTTTTCGGCGATCAAAGCCTGACCACGGATAAAGATGGATACTTAACTGCAAAATTGGCCAGTTTTGTCGGTGTTAATAATGTCAAGGTCAAGCTAGAAGTTGTAACGAAAGATGACAAACAAGAAAATATGGCTGACACTGCTGTGAACTTTATACCACAGGATCAGCCTGCTGGATTGTATGTGTACAGTTTTTATGGTGAAGAGGTGAATGGGAAATGGGATATACCGTATGATGCAGGAATTTCAGGGGTTGATGCCTTCTTTACGGAAAGTCAGCAGGAACCTAATAACAGGATAGATAGTATACTTGGAGAAATACGGCTTAAGAAAGAAGAGCCTCTTTTTACTTACGGCACTGAAACAGCCAGTAGTGAGGTACTCTCAGGAAGTAATGCTATCTATCAATACGGAGTCGAAGGTAAGAAATTCAAAATCGACCTAATCGCGTGGGGAGAACCATCAAAGATCAGAACGACTGTAACTAATATCCACACAGGGGCAATGGCTGCCTACACTTATACAATGAATATGCAGCGCTCTTTTATCGCTATACCAAACTCGACTGACACTGGCGCAAATAGAGTATGCGAGAAGCAGGCGATTGATACTGTAAATAACCTCAAGTATAAGTCAGTGATGTTGACGGATTTGTGGACAGAACCTGGCACACCGCCGAGTCAGATTAGACCGCTATTGAGAGAGTATCCCAATCTGCGGGATTGGCCACAGTTAAATGGTACAGGATTGTCTCCGGAGCAAGTTGTCAAGGTGATTGATAATCGTAATGGTGGCACTTCTTATGTTGGGTTTAGCCTTAAGGATCTGTCAACTAAATCCACAACAGATAGTGATACTCTCCTCTGTACGCAAGAAGAAATTTAA
- the hspQ gene encoding heat shock protein HspQ, which produces MMIASKFGIGQQVRHRLLGYLGVIVDIDAEYSLEQPQENDIASNATLRSAPWYHVVMEDDDGQPIHTYLAEAQLTYETSDEHPEQSSLDELAESIRSQLQAPRLRN; this is translated from the coding sequence ATGATGATCGCCAGCAAATTCGGTATCGGCCAGCAAGTACGACATAGGTTGCTGGGTTATTTGGGTGTTATTGTCGATATTGATGCAGAATATTCTTTAGAGCAACCGCAGGAAAATGATATTGCATCTAATGCGACTTTACGTTCTGCGCCGTGGTATCACGTTGTAATGGAAGATGATGATGGACAACCTATCCATACTTATTTGGCAGAAGCTCAATTGACTTACGAAACATCGGATGAGCATCCGGAGCAATCTTCTCTGGATGAGTTGGCCGAATCTATCCGCAGTCAATTGCAAGCTCCGCGACTACGAAATTAA
- a CDS encoding helix-turn-helix domain-containing protein, translating to MNNVRNDWHQADIIAALRKRGTTLAAVSREAGLSSSTLANVLSRPWPKGEWIVANYLGVHPSEIWPSRYFDMYGQLIEREARKKSD from the coding sequence ATGAACAACGTTAGAAATGACTGGCATCAAGCTGATATTATTGCTGCATTACGCAAGCGTGGTACAACTCTTGCCGCAGTCTCCCGCGAAGCTGGACTTAGTTCTTCTACATTAGCAAATGTGTTATCACGCCCTTGGCCTAAAGGGGAATGGATCGTTGCTAACTATCTCGGAGTACATCCTTCTGAAATTTGGCCTAGTCGGTATTTTGATATGTATGGTCAGCTTATTGAGCGAGAGGCTAGAAAAAAATCCGATTAA
- the yccS gene encoding YccS family putative transporter — protein MRTVLSSSRHFLYHSHILYYIRIFIALTGTTLIPWLLGEDLKITIPLLLGVVAAALTDLDDRLVGRLRNLIITLISFFVASASITLLFPYPWLFMPGLALSTCGFILLGALGQRYATIAFGALLIAIYTMLGSSIFPLWYQQPLLLLTGAIWYNLLTLIGHLLFPIRPLQENLARCYQQLSAYLYAKTSLFDPDSEAEEYKHAVFDVAMANSALVTTLNQAKSSLLSRLRGDRGQRGTRHTLHYYFVAQDIHERASSSHIQYQKLREVLRHSDVMFRVQRLLSMQARACEQVSQSIILREQYQHNPRFENAFSYLESSIERLKSKQGTDTKIMALDNLLKNLRAIDAQLTGLGSDQDLLSQNIPAKDKQEETQLSEEALTGWRDIGFRIKSNLTPKSALFRHAIRMSALLCTGYAIIQLFDLQHGYWILLTSLFVCQPNYSATRRRLALRVIGTLAGILIGLPILFFVPAIEGQLVLIVISGLLFFAFRNSQYAHATLFITLLVLLSFNLLGEGFEVALPRIIDTLIGCGIALLAVSFIWPDWKFRQLPQVITRTMGANCRYLGAILRQYHQGKSNSLNYRIARRDAHNCDAELASVISNMASEPKNDRISQEAAFRLLCLNHTMLSYISALGAHRDKLNDPAILEILNHAICYVESALKQGQINDDRWQAEVNHLLEKINLAPSESHNKIQLILQQIGLLIELLPELICLKKQISEQEPHK, from the coding sequence GTGCGAACGGTTTTATCCAGCTCCCGCCATTTTCTGTATCACAGTCACATCCTTTATTATATCCGTATATTCATTGCACTAACAGGAACCACGCTTATTCCCTGGCTATTAGGAGAAGATCTTAAAATAACGATTCCGTTGCTGCTGGGAGTCGTTGCGGCCGCATTAACCGATCTGGATGACCGTCTGGTTGGACGCCTGCGCAACCTCATCATTACTTTAATTTCGTTCTTTGTTGCTTCCGCGTCTATTACCCTGCTGTTTCCATATCCGTGGCTTTTTATGCCCGGTTTAGCCCTGTCCACGTGCGGCTTTATCCTGCTTGGTGCCTTGGGACAACGTTACGCGACCATCGCTTTTGGGGCTTTGCTTATTGCCATTTATACCATGTTGGGTTCGTCAATCTTCCCTCTCTGGTATCAACAACCTTTATTACTGCTTACCGGAGCAATCTGGTATAACTTGCTGACATTAATCGGCCATCTATTATTTCCTATTCGTCCCTTGCAGGAAAATCTGGCACGCTGTTACCAGCAACTTTCAGCCTATCTCTATGCGAAAACCAGCCTGTTTGATCCCGACTCGGAGGCTGAGGAATATAAACACGCGGTGTTTGATGTTGCGATGGCGAACAGTGCGTTAGTCACCACGCTCAATCAGGCCAAGAGTTCGTTGTTAAGCCGCTTAAGGGGTGATAGGGGGCAACGGGGTACGCGCCATACGTTGCATTATTATTTTGTTGCCCAAGATATCCATGAACGCGCCAGTTCATCCCATATTCAGTATCAGAAACTGAGAGAAGTGTTGCGCCACAGCGATGTTATGTTCCGCGTTCAGCGGTTACTTTCCATGCAGGCGAGGGCATGTGAGCAAGTTTCACAATCGATTATCCTGCGTGAGCAATATCAACATAATCCACGGTTTGAAAACGCATTCAGCTATCTTGAAAGCTCTATTGAGCGTTTAAAAAGTAAGCAAGGCACGGATACTAAGATAATGGCATTGGATAATTTATTGAAAAACTTACGTGCCATTGATGCCCAATTAACCGGATTAGGTTCGGATCAAGATCTTCTTTCTCAAAATATCCCTGCAAAAGATAAACAAGAAGAGACCCAGTTATCCGAGGAAGCGCTCACTGGCTGGCGGGATATCGGGTTTAGGATCAAAAGTAACCTGACACCCAAATCGGCCCTGTTCCGCCATGCGATCCGCATGTCCGCCCTGCTGTGTACCGGCTATGCGATTATTCAGCTATTTGATTTACAGCACGGTTATTGGATTTTGCTAACCAGTTTATTTGTCTGCCAGCCAAACTATAGCGCCACCCGCCGCCGTCTGGCCCTGCGTGTTATTGGCACACTGGCGGGGATTTTAATTGGCCTGCCAATTCTCTTCTTTGTCCCTGCTATTGAAGGTCAATTAGTGTTGATTGTTATTTCCGGCCTGCTGTTCTTTGCCTTTCGTAATAGCCAATATGCCCATGCCACGCTATTTATCACGTTACTGGTATTACTGAGTTTCAATTTATTAGGCGAAGGGTTTGAAGTGGCATTGCCGAGAATTATCGATACCTTAATCGGTTGTGGCATTGCCTTACTGGCCGTCAGTTTCATCTGGCCGGATTGGAAGTTCCGTCAATTACCTCAGGTAATTACCCGGACAATGGGAGCCAATTGCCGCTATTTGGGTGCGATTTTAAGGCAATACCACCAAGGCAAAAGCAATAGCCTGAATTATCGCATCGCCCGCCGTGACGCCCATAATTGTGACGCTGAACTGGCATCCGTGATCTCAAATATGGCATCAGAGCCAAAAAACGATCGTATTTCCCAAGAAGCCGCTTTCCGTTTACTGTGCCTTAATCACACCATGTTAAGTTATATTTCTGCCTTAGGCGCCCATCGCGATAAACTCAATGATCCTGCCATTTTGGAAATCCTGAATCATGCCATCTGCTATGTTGAATCTGCCTTAAAACAAGGCCAGATAAATGATGATAGATGGCAAGCCGAGGTGAATCATTTACTGGAGAAAATCAATCTGGCACCTTCTGAAAGTCACAATAAAATTCAGTTGATATTGCAACAAATAGGATTACTGATTGAGCTGTTACCGGAATTGATTTGCTTGAAAAAACAGATTAGTGAGCAAGAGCCACATAAATAA
- a CDS encoding DUF1240 domain-containing protein: protein MNSKYLKALGVLILLLLMTFIVAFIIDDAISLILMKDEIRFSGTVVMVVMSSPLLLYSLSGSVFFFIFDRLPKFNKIVVKYLSRLMIASFIIGFPISFYVDYKLKSDGYLTCDKLSWMSPTTYVKDLSLCK, encoded by the coding sequence GTGAATAGTAAATACCTTAAAGCATTAGGTGTGCTAATATTATTGTTGTTAATGACATTTATAGTTGCTTTCATTATTGACGATGCTATTTCATTAATATTAATGAAAGATGAAATAAGATTTTCTGGCACTGTTGTCATGGTTGTTATGTCTTCACCTCTATTATTATATTCGTTATCAGGCTCTGTTTTTTTCTTTATCTTTGATAGACTACCTAAATTTAACAAGATAGTTGTTAAATATCTTAGTAGGTTGATGATTGCATCATTTATAATTGGTTTTCCTATCTCTTTTTATGTTGATTATAAGTTAAAAAGTGATGGTTATCTGACATGCGATAAATTATCGTGGATGTCACCAACCACCTATGTAAAAGATTTATCACTGTGTAAATGA
- the yccX gene encoding acylphosphatase — protein sequence MTKYSVTIYVYGRVQGVGFRYHTYRWAKKNKLVGYVRNRDDGSVKIVASGNDAQIKMLTHWLEQGGPPSAKIEHFRSQLCQAEEMSDFSIRH from the coding sequence ATGACTAAATACAGCGTGACTATTTATGTCTACGGAAGAGTACAGGGAGTGGGGTTCCGCTATCATACTTACCGTTGGGCAAAGAAAAACAAGCTGGTGGGATATGTCCGCAATAGGGATGACGGAAGTGTTAAAATTGTCGCGAGTGGCAATGATGCGCAAATCAAAATGTTAACACATTGGCTGGAGCAGGGCGGGCCACCGAGTGCCAAAATAGAACATTTTAGATCTCAGCTTTGTCAAGCAGAAGAGATGAGTGATTTTAGCATCCGTCACTAA
- a CDS encoding CoA-binding protein, giving the protein MKEQYMADILGKVKTIALVGASEKTHRPSYKVMKYLLDQGYNVIPVSPKLAGQTLLNQPVVSQLSDIQQPVDMVDVFRNAEAVYGVAQEAIAIGAKVLWLQQGVINEEAKVLAENAGLDVVMDRCPKIEIPRLGLEK; this is encoded by the coding sequence ATGAAAGAGCAATATATGGCCGATATACTGGGAAAAGTTAAAACCATTGCGTTAGTCGGAGCGAGCGAGAAAACGCATCGCCCAAGTTATAAGGTGATGAAATATTTATTGGATCAGGGATATAACGTTATTCCTGTCAGCCCTAAACTGGCGGGACAAACTTTATTAAATCAGCCTGTTGTGAGCCAATTATCTGATATTCAACAGCCTGTTGATATGGTTGATGTCTTTCGCAATGCGGAAGCCGTCTATGGCGTTGCGCAGGAAGCTATCGCCATTGGCGCGAAAGTGCTTTGGTTACAACAAGGCGTTATCAATGAAGAAGCCAAAGTATTGGCAGAAAACGCAGGACTGGACGTTGTGATGGATCGTTGTCCTAAAATTGAAATCCCACGCTTGGGGCTGGAAAAGTGA
- the tusE gene encoding sulfurtransferase TusE, which translates to MLVFEGREIETDAQGYLKNYRDWQEAMAPVIAGQEAITLTEQHWEVIRFVREFYEEFNTSPAIRMLVKAISQKYGEEKGNSRYLYRLFPKGPAKQATKIAGLPKPVKCI; encoded by the coding sequence ATGTTGGTATTTGAAGGTCGTGAAATCGAAACGGACGCACAAGGTTATCTAAAAAATTACCGTGATTGGCAAGAAGCCATGGCGCCTGTTATTGCCGGGCAAGAGGCTATCACGCTAACCGAACAGCATTGGGAAGTGATACGTTTTGTACGTGAATTCTATGAAGAATTTAATACTTCACCCGCTATTCGTATGTTAGTCAAAGCGATCTCGCAAAAATATGGTGAGGAAAAAGGCAATAGCCGTTACCTTTATCGCCTATTTCCTAAAGGGCCGGCAAAACAAGCAACTAAAATTGCCGGCCTTCCGAAACCCGTTAAATGTATTTGA